The bacterium genome contains the following window.
AACCCGCCTCAGTGTCGGCAGCCACCTCGGGCCGCATCCCCCAGGCCTCGAACTGCGACCGCAGCACCTCTCGGAGGCTGGCATTGTCGGCCAGTACCAGAATGCGCACTCTCCGGAGGTCAGTCGACGGAGCAGGTGCTTGTTCCGGCTGCTTCTCGAATACAACCGTGAACCAGAACTCCGTTCCCTGCCTTAGGTCGGATTCAACTCCGATCTCACCCCCCATCATCGCGACCAACTGTTCCGAAATCGCCAGGCCCAGACCCGAGCCACCGTGCCTGCGCGTGTTGGAACCATCCACCTGGGTAAACCGATCGAAGAGATCGTGTTGCTTGTCGACTGGAATGCCGATGCCGGTGTCGCGGATCGAGAAACGGAGCCGGGCTTCTTCGTCGCTCTCCGATACGACGCTCGCACTCACCAGCACTTCGCCTTCCTCGGTGAATTTGATCGAGTTGCCTACGAGATTGACGAGCACCTGGCGCAGACGTCCAGAATCGCCCCGGAGCCGCAAAGGCAGATCGGGTGCAACGGCACAGATGAGTTCCAGGTCTTTCTGGTAGGCCCCAAACGCCATGACCTGTGTGAAATCTTCCAACAGACAGGACAGGTCGAAGTCGTGGCTCACCAGTTCCAGTTTGCCCTCCTCGATCTTGGAGAAGTCCAGAATATCGTTGATGAGGGCCAGAAGTGAGTCACCGCTTCGCTGCACGGTTTCGGCGTATCTTCTTTGCTGGTCGGAGAGTTCGGTACCCAGCAGTACTTCGGTCATGCCGATCACTCCGTTCATCGGCGTGCGGATTTCATGGCTCATATTGGCCAGGAATTCACCCTTGGCTGCACTGGCGGCTTCGGCGGCGACTCGGGAGCGCTCGATCGCGCATTTCGTTCGCTCGTTCTGGATTGCGATCGATAGCATCTGACTGAGTTCGTCCAGAAGCGCGAGTTCGTCTTCACGCGGGGAAGGATTGGGCACGGTGTAGAGAAAGAGTACGCCGAGGGTCGTCGATCCTCCCGACTCCCGGTGCACCAGGGGTACGATGTAATGTCCGTGTGCGGTCATGGCTTCACAGCAATTCTCGTGGCGACGATCGCTGAAGCAATCGTCGCTGATGATCACCTCCCGGGAGAGGGCCGATCGCCCGCACAGACAGCGTCCGAGTGGAACACAAGCTTTATCGCACAGGAACTCGTCGCTGAACTCTCCCCGGTGAGCGCACATTCGCAACTCGGTCTCGCCTTCCTCGAGCAAGAAAACGCCTCCCTTGTTCTCGGCCGCCAGTTCCGGGAGTTCGAGAATACGAGCAACCGCGCACTCCAGGCGCTCGTCGAGCGGAGCGGCGCTGCACAGAGCCGCGGAGACTGCGAGCTTGATCTCTGCGATCTCCAGACGCCATTTCTCTTCTTTCTGCTGCAGCCTGCGAGCGGCCACCATCTCATTGAAGGACTGGCTCAACTCTCCGATCTCGTCAGCGGAAGCAATCGAGACTCCACCCTCCAGGTGGCCACGGGCAACCTCGCGATTGAACTCGATCAGGGACCTGAGCGGATCGGTGATCTTGCGGATCCGGTGGAGAGCTCCGCTCACCACCAGCACGATGGTCGCAATCAGCAGTCCGAGCGTGATCTGCCACAACGAGTTCGCGCTGGCGAAGGCGATCCCTTGATCAACTTCTGCGATCATGCACCAGTGGATTCCCGGAGCATCGACCTCTCTAAACGTCCCGATCACGGAGTTTCCCAGGGGTCCCGTGTAGATACTCGCGACATCGCCCACCTCCGGGTCTCCGGGCCTGGGCTCGTGCTGCGCAATCCACGTGCGAACCGGCTGCGTGTCGATGCGGCGATGCAGGACTTCTTCTTCATGTTCCGACCGAAGCAGAGATCGCAGCAGACCGTCTCGCCCCACCAGGTAGGTGTGCACAGATTTCCGATCACCCATTCCCCGGCTGAACGATTTCATGATCCTGTCGAGATAGAATTGCATGGCGAAAACGCCGACCCTTTCACCCGACTCGTTCAGTAACGGCGCCGCCATGAATGCCGT
Protein-coding sequences here:
- a CDS encoding response regulator, with the translated sequence MSTHKMLPAEGSEPGPPRFRNTLSRSLIRWFLFFALAPLLVVITISYLQAHNELADVARRDLADSGQSAAQFFDNWIDYRFMDLAVQAENSANAELLMRLQKDWQRSGQGLEEFVASDSWARIVDESRRDLMSMSETYDYIHDLFLIDSQGNILLTIASEDDLGTNLFDGPYRDTEFSNTVRVSLRTGESRLSDLERYAPSGELVTAFMAAPLLNESGERVGVFAMQFYLDRIMKSFSRGMGDRKSVHTYLVGRDGLLRSLLRSEHEEEVLHRRIDTQPVRTWIAQHEPRPGDPEVGDVASIYTGPLGNSVIGTFREVDAPGIHWCMIAEVDQGIAFASANSLWQITLGLLIATIVLVVSGALHRIRKITDPLRSLIEFNREVARGHLEGGVSIASADEIGELSQSFNEMVAARRLQQKEEKWRLEIAEIKLAVSAALCSAAPLDERLECAVARILELPELAAENKGGVFLLEEGETELRMCAHRGEFSDEFLCDKACVPLGRCLCGRSALSREVIISDDCFSDRRHENCCEAMTAHGHYIVPLVHRESGGSTTLGVLFLYTVPNPSPREDELALLDELSQMLSIAIQNERTKCAIERSRVAAEAASAAKGEFLANMSHEIRTPMNGVIGMTEVLLGTELSDQQRRYAETVQRSGDSLLALINDILDFSKIEEGKLELVSHDFDLSCLLEDFTQVMAFGAYQKDLELICAVAPDLPLRLRGDSGRLRQVLVNLVGNSIKFTEEGEVLVSASVVSESDEEARLRFSIRDTGIGIPVDKQHDLFDRFTQVDGSNTRRHGGSGLGLAISEQLVAMMGGEIGVESDLRQGTEFWFTVVFEKQPEQAPAPSTDLRRVRILVLADNASLREVLRSQFEAWGMRPEVAADTEAGFELLRDAVRIGDPYSLVLIDDRLSGRSEELLGEAAHADSGPSGSGASGSGTPDSGTPDTKWLQMVLPHRREDAGKEGEGEFSAHLTKPIRPSELHDILVSVVTGHRVERPVAKSPSAVESERMGTRILVADDNSVNRQVALALLKKIGLGADAVANGLEVIEALDAAEYDLILMDMQMPEMDGLEATRKIRSSNLECRDLPIIALTAAAMESDRDLCLEAGMNDFLTKPIKPGLLAELLEEWLPKRNETGDMPGE